The stretch of DNA CTATCACTTTTCTACATTCCTGTGGTGTTTTCTCTAGTAGACGATGCGAAAAGGTGGATTACGCATTTTCAGCCCCTTCACAGCCCCTTTCCGATTCAACGCATTCATTCAGAATTTTACAAACGGGAGGAAAAATGAATTTTGACCGCATACCTTTGCATGATCAATTGAGATTGCCCGATGGTCGTACTCTCTCCTATGCTATATACGGTACGCCTGGAGGACAGCCTGTCTACTTCTTCCACGGTTTTCCTGGAAGTAGGCTTCATGCCGAATTGGGTCACGAGGATGCGATAGCTACGGGAGTCTGTCTTGTTGCATTTGACCGCCCCGGATTTGGCAGGTCCAGTTGGGTTGATGCTCCAACTATTGACCACATTATTTCTGATGTTTCCGTTCTTGCAGATTACCTTGGTCACAGACGATTCGGAGTTCTTGGCGTTTCATGTGGAGGCCCCTATGCGCTGGCCTCTGCACGACTGATGCCGACTCGAGTCTCTGCGGTTGGTCTTCTTGCGGGAATGGGGCCAATGAACATTCCTTCGCTGCGGAAACATCAAATGCGTGTACTGAAGTTTATGTTCGCTGCGGCCAAAACTCTGCCTTTGGCAATTACCCCTCTCCTATTTGCAGATTCCACGATCTTCAGGCGTGACGCAGAGCGTGCTGTAGAGATTCTGAGTAGGGCATTACCCCCCCCAGACAGAGCGTTGCTGGCGGAGAACGTTAAAGTACGAGAGCGCTTCGCTGCAGGTATGGCAGAAGCTTACAGGCAAGGCATCAGCGGTAGCCTAAGTGAAGCACGTCGCATATCCAAGCAAGGGACTGCGCAACTCAGAGAAATCTCGTGCCCAGTCCATGTATATCAAGGTGATCTAGATCGTCATGTACCAGTCGCCATGGGAGAATTTTTAGCATCTCATCTGCCGGGAGGACGGTTTCACCTACGTACAGGTGAGGGACATCTCTCGATAGTTTCTCATTGCATCAGGGAATGCTTGAAGCTCTTATCTTCAAACATGAAGTCAGAGATTTCAATTTATGATCTAGTTCCTAAGAGTGTGGAGATAGAAAATGCTTGAGCTTCGTCCAAGTTGTGAACGATGTGATGTGAGTCTTGCCCCTGACAGTCAGAACGCTTGGATATGCAGTTTTGAGTGTACTTTCTGTTCCACCTGCGCAAA from Trichocoleus desertorum ATA4-8-CV12 encodes:
- a CDS encoding alpha/beta hydrolase, producing MNFDRIPLHDQLRLPDGRTLSYAIYGTPGGQPVYFFHGFPGSRLHAELGHEDAIATGVCLVAFDRPGFGRSSWVDAPTIDHIISDVSVLADYLGHRRFGVLGVSCGGPYALASARLMPTRVSAVGLLAGMGPMNIPSLRKHQMRVLKFMFAAAKTLPLAITPLLFADSTIFRRDAERAVEILSRALPPPDRALLAENVKVRERFAAGMAEAYRQGISGSLSEARRISKQGTAQLREISCPVHVYQGDLDRHVPVAMGEFLASHLPGGRFHLRTGEGHLSIVSHCIRECLKLLSSNMKSEISIYDLVPKSVEIENA